GCCCCACCCGTACCTGCGGTAGCGGGTGAGCGCGAACGCCAGCTCCGCCCCGGCGCCCTGCACCACGCCCACCAGGATCAGCATCGGGCCGACGGGCGAGGCGAGGAACACGACCTCGACGAGGGCGGCCACCACCTCGGCGACGATCCCGACGCCGGGCTTGCGGATGATGAACACGGCGAGCGGCGCCACGACCATCCAGCCGCCGGCCAGCGCGTTCTGCGCGAGGTCCCCGAACGGGCCCATCGCCACCTGCAGCGCGAGCCACCCCTGCACCAGCGCCCAGTAGAGGAACCCGGCCACCACGGCGAGCGCGGCCAGCAGCACCAGCTCGTGCAGGGTCAGCGCGGCCCGGCGCCGTGCGGCGCTCATCGGGCCGCCGCCGCGGAGCCGGACGCCGCGCGAGCAGGCGTGGACGGCGAGTTGAGCGAGATCGTGGCGTGCGACACGACGTGCCGGACCTCACGGCCCACCAGCAGCCAGCCCTGCGCCACGGCGGTCAGGACATCGGCGAGGTCGCCGTCGAGCCGGGTCACGAAGTGCTCCGTGCCGCTCACGACCCCCAGGCCGCGGGCGTGCTCGATCGCGGCGAGGATGCCGGCCATGTGGTCGCCGGGACGGTCGGGCCCGCCGTCGTCGAGCGGGTATAGGGCCCAGTGGGCGCTGGCCGTCTGACCGCTGCGTGGCAGCGGCTCCAGAACCACGGGGCGCAGCAGGGTCGAGTCGTCCACCGCGCACGACACCTCGCCGGGGCAGCCCCGGGACAGGTGCAGGTGCGCGACGACGTGCGCGCCGGAGGCGGCTGCGCTCGCGATCGCCGCCTGCGCGAAAGCCACGACGTCCTGCTCGTCGCCCCGGAGGAACGTCGACACGTCGTCGGTGACAACCTCGACCCCAGGCCGTCGGGCCGCCCGCAGGGCATCGAGGATGAGCGGCGCGAAATCGGAGGTCATGGGGTGCAGCGAGAGGCGCGCGCCGACTCCGAGGGCGTCGGGCTCGGCCCTGCCCTCCGCGTCGGGCGCGGCGGCGTGCTGGTCGGTGGTGGTCATCAGAGGGCCTCTCGTCCGTCGTCGGACCCCCGGGCAGCCGCACGCGGCCGCCGGGCCCTCACGACGATGCGGACGACGGGGTCGGACAGCGGTCGCCGTCCAGCCCGCCGGCCACGCGGCGACGGGGGAGCCCGACGACACATGCCCTGCTCCCTACGCCGGTGTGAACCGGATCAGGTTCCACGGGTCTGCGGGTGGGACTCTCGTCCGGCCGCACTCTCAGCGCTCCTGCGCTCCCCGGGGGCTTGTCTCCTCGACGCTAGCCGGAGCCGGGCGACCGTGGCGAGCCCGTGTCCGGATGCCGGTCAGCGCATCCACTCGTGCCGGCCCCGCGCGGTGGCCCGCCGGGCGACGCGAGGGAGCCGCTGGTCGAGCGCGACCGAGCGGGCCGCGGCCCGCTCGTGCAGCAGCCCGTAGGTGAAGGCGCTCTCCCCGGCGGCGTGCGCGTCGAAAGCCACCCGCCGGAGCACGGCCCGCGCCACCACCAGGTCCTGGTGGTGGCCCAGGACCTCCTGCACCTGCTCGGCGGCCCGCGCGCTGCGGGTGGCCGCCGGGCCGATCACGGGAGCCAGCGCCTCGGCGGCGTACCGGGCCTGGCGGGCGTCCTTGCGCGCCTCGTGCAGCGCCATGTCACGCAGCGCGCCCGGGGCCTCGGCGCGCGCCGCCCGCCAGGCCCGCCGCAACCGGCGGAAGGCCCTGTCCACGCGGGGCAGGAGCCGGTCCTCGACAGCGCCCGCGGACTCCGTGACCACGGGCGGATCGGTCGCGAGGCCGCCGAGGCGCGCGCTCAGCCCCGCCCAGGCCGGGCTGTCGAGCACCGCGACGAGCTGCGACAGCGCGACGTCGAAGGCCGCGCGACGGTCTCCGTCGAGCCGGGCCCGCACGGGTCCCAGGACGAGGCCCTCGGGCGTCTCCTCGAGCAGGGCCAGCAGGCCGTCACCGCTCACGTCCGCGTCCCGGGCCTCCCCGAGGTGGCGGCCGAGGCGCCGCAGCTCGTCGCGCAGCGGGTCGGTGCGCTCGCGCCGCAGCACAGGGCGGAAGGTGGCGAGCGCGCTGCGCAGCCTGCGGGTGGCGACGCGCATGTCGTGCACGGCGTTCCCGTCGCCCGCGCGGACCCCGGGCTCGTGGGCGAGGAGCTCCTCGACCTGGTCGGCGAGGTAGGCCTGCACCAGTCGACCGGCGTCGACCGCCCTCCCGTCACCCGCCGTCTCGTCTCCCGCCGCGAGGTCGATCATGCGCGTCTCCCGTCATCTGGCCGACGCCGGCCCGCTCGGGTGGGCCGGCGGTCGTGGGCCGAGGGCTCAGCCCCGCATCGCGGCGGCCGTGTGCTCGACCGGCACCCGGTCGGGCTCGGGGACGGGGCCGGGCGGGACGCCGTCGCCGAACGGCCGTCCGCCCAGCTCCTCGCGGCCGTGCGGGTCCAGCCAACCGCGAAGGTCGGGCCCCTGAGGGACGATCCGCGTCGGGTTGATGTCCTCGTGGACCACGTAGTAGTGCCGCTTGATGTCCTCGAAGTCGACCGTGTCGCCGAAGCCGGGGGTCTGGAACAGGTCGCGCGCGTACGCCCACAGCACCGGCATCTCGGTGAGCTTCGAGCGGTTGGCCTTGAAGTGCCCGTGGTACACGGAGTCGAACCTCACCAGCGTGGTGAACAGGCGGACATCCGCCTCGGTGATGGTGTCCCCGACCAGGTAGCGCTGGCCGGCCAGCCGCTCGGACAGCCAGTCCAGCCGGGCGAACAACCGGCGGTAGGCGGAGTCGTACGCCTGCTGGGACCCGGCGAAGCCGCAGCGGTACACACCGTTGTTCACGTCCCGGAAGACGTCGCGGGACACCGCGTCGATCTCGGCGCGCATGGCCTCGGGGTAGAGGTCCGGGGCGCCGGGCCGGTGCAGCGCCGTCCACTCGGTCTCCAGGTCGAGGGTCATCTGCGCGTAGTCGTTCGTCACCACCTGGCCCGTGGCGATGTCGACGATGGCCGGCACCGTGATGCCCCGGGGGTAGCCCGGGAACCGGGCGAAGTAGGCGTCCTGCAGGCGTGGGATGCCGAGCACCGGGTCCACCCCGCCCGGGTCCAGGTCGAAGGTCCACGAGCGGCGGTCGTGCGTCGGGCCGGCCACCGCCATCGACAGCGCGTCCTCGAGCCCCAGCAAGCGGCGCACGATCACCGCGCGACTGGCCCACGGGCATGCGCGCGAGACGACCAGGCGGTACCGGCCGGCCTCGACGGGGTAGCCGTCCCGGCCGTCGGCTGTGATCCGCGTCGCGATGTAGCGGTCGTCGCGGGTGAACTCCGCGCCTGCTGTCACGTACGCCCCGGCGGTGCTGACCTCGTCTGTCATAGACCGAATCCTGCCGTGTCCGTCATCGGGCCGCCGCCCCAGGACCGCCGGGGCCGCGCTGGACGCCGGTCGGCCGCCGCGCCCCGCGCCTAAGGTGTGAGGTCCCTCGCCGAACTCAGGAGCCCTGTGTCTTCCCGTCCTGCCCGCCGCGCCGTCCCGCCCCACCGCCTGGTCATGGGAGCCGCGGTCGTCCTGGGGTTGGTCGTGACGGCCTGCGTCGCCGCCCCGGACCCCGAGCCCACCCCCGTCGCCACGACGGCGCCGAGCCCGGCCGCGCTCGCGGCGGTGACCGCCCCCGCGGCGGAGCTGGCCCTCGTGGGGGTCGAGGAGGCCGACGCGGTGGCGCTCGCGGCGAGCCGAGCGCTGTACGAGCGGGGGCCTGTCGTGGTGCTGGCGTCCGCGGCGGAGCACGCTGACCAGCTCGTCGGGGCCTCGGCCGCCGTCGCACTCGGCGTCCCGCTCCTCCTCACCGGCGGACCGGCCGACGGCGAGGTCGCCGCCGAGCTGGAGCGGCTCGGCGCGACGGCCGTCCTGGTCGTCGGCTCCGCCGCGACTCCGGCCTGGCTCGACGCCGGGCTCGGCGTCGTGACGGTCACCGCCGATGGCCGGGCCGCCGACGCCCTCGCGGGCGCCACCGGGCTGCGGCTCGGCGACGCCCAGGCCGTGGAGGAGGGCCAGGAGCTCGTGGCTGTCGCAGCGCTCGGGCGCCCGACGACCACCGTGCTGTCGTCGGCAGCCGCCGTCGCGCCCGCGGCCGAGACGCCCGAGCCCGCCGATACGCCCGCGCCCGCGGCCAGCGCGTCCGAGGCCCGGCTGCCGCGCGTCAGCCCGCCCGAGCCCGCCGCGACCACGACGGTGCTGACCGACGGCAGCCGCGCGCATCTCGCCGCTGTCGCGACCGCGCGCGCCGCGGGCATGCCGGTGGTCCTCGCGCCGGGTGGCGACCCGCGCGCCTCGGCCGCCACGGTCGACGCGCTCGCCGGGGTGGGCCCCGTCCTCGCGCTCGGCCCGGCGTTCG
The sequence above is a segment of the Cellulomonas chengniuliangii genome. Coding sequences within it:
- a CDS encoding ECF transporter S component, translated to MSAARRRAALTLHELVLLAALAVVAGFLYWALVQGWLALQVAMGPFGDLAQNALAGGWMVVAPLAVFIIRKPGVGIVAEVVAALVEVVFLASPVGPMLILVGVVQGAGAELAFALTRYRRYGWGVFVLSGLTAAAANLAIGMVRFGWATQDWFALRVALQAVSGVVLCGLLARVTGEALLRTGVLDDHAVGRERLAAPAAPAGGGPPAGADAVTGSPDASTP
- a CDS encoding Ykof family thiamine-binding protein; translation: MTTTDQHAAAPDAEGRAEPDALGVGARLSLHPMTSDFAPLILDALRAARRPGVEVVTDDVSTFLRGDEQDVVAFAQAAIASAAASGAHVVAHLHLSRGCPGEVSCAVDDSTLLRPVVLEPLPRSGQTASAHWALYPLDDGGPDRPGDHMAGILAAIEHARGLGVVSGTEHFVTRLDGDLADVLTAVAQGWLLVGREVRHVVSHATISLNSPSTPARAASGSAAAAR
- a CDS encoding CHAD domain-containing protein, with translation MIDLAAGDETAGDGRAVDAGRLVQAYLADQVEELLAHEPGVRAGDGNAVHDMRVATRRLRSALATFRPVLRRERTDPLRDELRRLGRHLGEARDADVSGDGLLALLEETPEGLVLGPVRARLDGDRRAAFDVALSQLVAVLDSPAWAGLSARLGGLATDPPVVTESAGAVEDRLLPRVDRAFRRLRRAWRAARAEAPGALRDMALHEARKDARQARYAAEALAPVIGPAATRSARAAEQVQEVLGHHQDLVVARAVLRRVAFDAHAAGESAFTYGLLHERAAARSVALDQRLPRVARRATARGRHEWMR
- a CDS encoding glutathione S-transferase family protein, whose product is MTDEVSTAGAYVTAGAEFTRDDRYIATRITADGRDGYPVEAGRYRLVVSRACPWASRAVIVRRLLGLEDALSMAVAGPTHDRRSWTFDLDPGGVDPVLGIPRLQDAYFARFPGYPRGITVPAIVDIATGQVVTNDYAQMTLDLETEWTALHRPGAPDLYPEAMRAEIDAVSRDVFRDVNNGVYRCGFAGSQQAYDSAYRRLFARLDWLSERLAGQRYLVGDTITEADVRLFTTLVRFDSVYHGHFKANRSKLTEMPVLWAYARDLFQTPGFGDTVDFEDIKRHYYVVHEDINPTRIVPQGPDLRGWLDPHGREELGGRPFGDGVPPGPVPEPDRVPVEHTAAAMRG
- a CDS encoding cell wall-binding repeat-containing protein — encoded protein: MSSRPARRAVPPHRLVMGAAVVLGLVVTACVAAPDPEPTPVATTAPSPAALAAVTAPAAELALVGVEEADAVALAASRALYERGPVVVLASAAEHADQLVGASAAVALGVPLLLTGGPADGEVAAELERLGATAVLVVGSAATPAWLDAGLGVVTVTADGRAADALAGATGLRLGDAQAVEEGQELVAVAALGRPTTTVLSSAAAVAPAAETPEPADTPAPAASASEARLPRVSPPEPAATTTVLTDGSRAHLAAVATARAAGMPVVLAPGGDPRASAATVDALAGVGPVLALGPAFGSPEVLAARLAAVSTGVQAPGGGQLVFPAAPGAPGKKYVALYGTPGTAALGLLGEQDVPATIARAQQLAAEYQALTADTVVPMLEVIATIASAGPEDGSYSRMRPIEELRPLVEAAGDAGIAVVLDLQPGRTDFVTQAQQYAELLALPHVSLALDPEWRLAPDQVHLRQIGSVGIDEVNAVVAWLADFTRERALPQKMLVLHQFSLRMISERERLDTSRDELALLIHVDGQGSQPAKAGTWAALRAGAPAGVRWGWKNFIDEDVPMLDPVQTYQVQPVPDLVTYQ